The Diospyros lotus cultivar Yz01 chromosome 11, ASM1463336v1, whole genome shotgun sequence region TTCTCTTTGACGTCTTGGCCAATCCGTCGCCTATTTAAACCATTCGATGGATGTATCTGAGGTAAGTCTTTCGGCCCTTGCTATTCAGCCTAGAATCTGTGTGATTCTTGCTCCTTTGTTGGCGAGAGAGGTTGTTTCAGCCGAAAGAGAGAGGGACGTTTGGGCGGTTCGGGGCTGGGTTTTGTTGGGGCTTGGTGGCTCTATTCCTGGTgttgcctaagtggtgattCGTTCcctagatctgagccttgaatgcGTTCATCGTGACTGCCAGggagttttttttaatatactaTGTGTATATTTTCAGATTCTGTTTTGTCAATTATATTGCACTAACCTATTGTTTTTGTAGATCCTTCGCCCACAGTCTTTACGTTTGCCTGATCCATGGCTGAAAAGCAAGGCAAGTTCATGAGGCTTAAGAGATACTTTTGGGAATCTGATTCGTGTAGCTCCATTTTTGTGAAGTGCGTATGATTTTAACTGGAAGATATGCCTAACAATTGTTTTGTGATGgttttcattattctttttagTTGTGTGTAAATACTGTGTTGAGTTCCACTCAATTTATGGTTAATTTCGTCTACTCTCTCAAGAAATTGAAGCATCCATCCTCGTCATTTTTTTGTTGGTATATCCATTAAAGAATGCGTTTGTCTATGCTGACTCTTAACATGTTCCTTTTCCGTACCATTTTTATGTATGTAGAACTGAGGTGCGGTATATCTGTGTCATGGACCATAGGTTGTTTTACTGCTCTACACTAATTCTGGGGACGGTCTTCTTGCGCTAGACTCCAATGCCATTCTTAAGCTCTGGAAATGGCAGAGTACTGATCGTAACCTATCTGGGAAGGTTATTATTTCAATACATGCTTTGCAATGACTTAATCTTCTTTGAATACACTGTATGCCCTATCCAATCTCTAATTGCTTTGCGCCTTTTGATCCGTCCTATTTCTTAATTGCCTTTACCCTGTATTTTTCCAGTCTACTGCATCTGCTGTACCACACTTGTGGCAGCCTTCAACTGGGGCTCGTATGGAAAATGACTTGAGTGACACTAATCCATCGGAAGAGTCAGCTGCTCCTGCATGCATTGCATTATCTAAAAATGATTCCTATGTCATTTCTGCTTCAGGTGGGAAGGTCTCATTGTTCAACATGATGACATTTAAGGTTGGTAGCGATGTTTGGAGTTTATCTTCTGCTGTTGCTCATTCCAGATTGCTAATCTGTCTGAAATTTTGCTTATGGTTATGGTTTGTGATTATCTTGGAATGGATAATTATTCACCAGGTGATGACAACTTTCATGCCTCCGCCTCCTGCAGCAACCTACTTGGCCTTCCATCCACAAGATAACAATATTATTGCCATAGGAATGGAGGATTCTACCATTCAAATATACAATGTTCAGGTTGATGAGGTGAATCAATTAGAGCTAGCACTTGAGTTACATTAGAGAATAACCATAAGTTATTTCATATGCTAATCATGGCCATAGTATTATTGTCACTAGGATCTGTGTGTTATCTGCAAACTAATTTAGTTATTGGTGGTAATTGTGTTTGAAGGGCATTAAGTTCCCAAGtcttttaaatttcatttaaccCCAccttagtgggattaaggcttgatatgttgttgacGGTAGGTAAAAACCATGCTCAGGGGCCACCAGAAACGAATCACAGGGCTTGCATTTTCCCAGACTCTGAATATACTGGTATCATCTGGAGCTGATGCACAGGTAAGTTTCTGACTATTGGAGATTTGTTTTTCCTGTATACCAACATGTTTCCATTTGGAGATTTATGAGAATCCTCCTAAAGATGAAGTGCCAAATTTTGCAGAGTCAATAGAGAAAAGGATACGtgcattttctttttggttacTTTGTACCA contains the following coding sequences:
- the LOC127812999 gene encoding LOW QUALITY PROTEIN: protein TOPLESS-RELATED PROTEIN 2-like (The sequence of the model RefSeq protein was modified relative to this genomic sequence to represent the inferred CDS: deleted 1 base in 1 codon; substituted 2 bases at 2 genomic stop codons) codes for the protein MDVSEILRPQSLRLPDPWLKSKVVLLLYTNSGDGLLALDSNAILKLWKWQSTDRNLSGKSTASAVPHLWQPSTGARMENDLSDTNPSEESAAPACIALSKNDSYVISASGGKVSLFNMMTFKVMTTFMPPPPAATYLAFHPQDNNIIAIGMEDSTIQIYNVQVDEVKTMLRGHQKRITGLAFSQTLNILVSSGADAQLCVWNIDGWEKREARPILAPPGHPSPLVGETKVQFHKDQTHLLVVHESQIAVYDSHLECLQSWYPRERLSAPISSAIYSCDGMLVFAGFCDGAIGVFDADSLRLRCHIAPSYIPSSVASGGSAFPVVIAAHPSESNQIAVGMSDGTVHVIEPSDAEPKWDGSAPKENGTLTXVPXNTRLNSQPSETPSS